The genomic stretch cttaaatcattcatttatcaTATAAAATATCACCCTCATACTGTTAAATAACATTAAAGTGATACTAATCCAAATGTATCATTGAAATGTTACTTATTAATAGTTAAACCAACTTATATAAACaaatagacaataataataataagcctTTTAGATTCAGAAAGTCTTCTTTCAGTCTCAAAACTGTAATGGCTTTGAAGCTACGTTCCGCTAGACACTACTGATGGGCAATCTTGTGAGTAATATCCAACACAATACTACATAATCACAATTTATTTAAAAGGATTCTATGGAAATTGGTTTAGTATGTATGCAGCATTCATCATAATAGAACTTCAgtttaacagtaataattagCTCACTAGTGTAGTTGAATTTAAGCTGTTCTGCAAGCTTTAGTGAGCGATCATGAATGATGTAGTTCAGATATGCCAGAAGTGAAATAGATGTCACTAATTGGAATGGATAGTCGTCACACCATAATAAATTGGTTTCATTTGAAACTGTACAATTGGATGCCAACTTAGTGATTCCAACCATGAAGTGCCCAGAGTAAAATCTAGAAATCTCTAGGTTCAATCTCTAATGGGTCATGCGTATTCACTGCTAAAGAGTCTTATACTAGAAGGAAATAAAAGTATTATACTTCCTGATTTTCAGTAGAACCTAAAACTAGATCTCTTATCATAACATAATAGTAAATTGAGAATCATAGATCAGTAAATAATAAACAGTTGAATTATTTTTAGCAATGTACATCAAGTATATTGAGATGTTGACGAAAATTCGTTGCTCAGGATAATGAATTTTTTCAGCTGAATGGCTTAATAGTGAGGCTTTCGTTGTTATTTatgaattgaagttaaacattaacaccgttggatgccggctcagtggtctagtggttgagcgctcgcgcgcgagactgataggtcctgggttggaatatcgcgtggtgggatcgtggatgcgcactgctgaggaattccacaataggacgaactgGCCATTCactgcctccaggttttccgtggtggtctagcttcaattgactcatgatttcaactatatgagtATAAACCTTGAATAGAAGAAAGCGGATCTGTTTTTACTTATATCAATCCATGTAGACAATTGTACACACTTATTTCACTggtaaaatattgaaatcttggACAGAGGGAATACAAATAATATCGGAGATTTTATAGAAGTTTAGAACTTAGATCAATCAGCTATTAATAAACATGCCGGTATTGATCCAATTTTTCACCcagttgaaaaaaaacaactaaaaatGACTATATGGTCATGAATTAGGACAACATGGAAAGCAATCACAAAAAATGAAGTTAAGAAAACAAACTGTTAGCTATAATTAAGGCTTATATATATGGTAGAACAGTGGATGGAACTTTGTTAAACTCACTCTGGGAAACTTCTCTGTGAATGTTACCAATTTTCAGTTACATTATCAaagtttatttcaaatgaatacaGAATCATTTATAAAGGAGGTTAAATTTTCCCAGTTTTACACCACAGATCTATCTACAGTGGGCAGCCATTAAAAACTAAACGAACTGGACAATTTTTTGTGATTGTATGTAACTCCTCAGTAATTTGTATTAATAACTGTACATATTACCGGTTGAACCTGGGAACTTCGACTTCAACTAATGGTTATTTTCTTAGATGTGCATGGCTAAGGAGttccataacaggacgaaataGTTATTTAGTGCTGTCTGATTTTCAATGCTTATCTAACGAAGatcaatccatgatataaaTTCTGAAGAATACAGAATGACTATCAAATATCTGAAATATGTCTCATTCTGGAGTtgtattatatttttttaaactatGTTTTACCacaaaaaagaaacataaacaTACTGATTTGATGACATATATAAATTTAAGTTTATATTGTTTAACACTTTGACTTCACTTACACAGTGATTTCATCATACTCTTCTGTATTAGGTCTTATTTAAATGGTTCTATTTatataggctccagtatcctgagggaacaaatggtgtatgaatcaatcgccagtcaccggctaccatgggactgcatgttccactgccttgttgatcagacctttgagtcaaaggctccgggtgtagccccctaagaaaaccaccttcttcagtttgggcacctgggcattttcacagccttcacacaaatcgaatgagatttgtatggtgcatatatatctggtgctccttgtaccaataattatgtgtttaactaaataaataaactaaaactaCACTAAAAGTAGTAGGGAATATAGTAGTTTgtgcaaaaaaagaaaaatatcttCTAGgaatatcttttttttcttattttccaTCATTTTTACACTGTATACAATATAATTATgtagtgtatactacttatgtcaacatgAGTAGTATATAGCACCAATCAAAAGTGGAATGTCTGACAGCAGAAAGTAGGGAAGatcaaagagaagagaacgggaacagagagtaattgttatAGTAATGAAGGAATGATGAAGTTTTTAAGAGACAATTGATAgaggatttgcaaatgaaggaTTGAAGGgctggttttcacattttaccaaagaactctgtaattttgtattaaaatacatttggttgtccccacctcTGTTCTCATTTACTACAATTGAACTAGTTAATCAATAGAGCGAGATTATCAGTTTGCGTGCATGAATTTATAAAAAACCGAAAGCAGAATACTTATAAAGCGGTTTTGACATTAAATTtcattatactactaataagtcCTTTTAATCTAATAATATGCTTCACTAAAACAATAAGTTTATTCTATAAAACGACCAGTTAAATTTGAACTATGCAAGTTCTACAGTTTTGACAAAACCCTATGCCGGTaataattatatgctcactaaACACTAGTTTCAAGATGCAACTTCTGGGATTCTAATGAGAGGATGTAACTAACCGAGTTCCATTGTGTTGGGTGTGAGACAGTTGTTTATCCTAGGTGATGAGCTGTCGTTATGCAATATCATGAAttacttgaagttagacatacataCTATTGAATGGTCTAAAGCTTTAACATTCACACACGAGATCAAAGGTTCTGAATTCGATTCTTGGTATTaaggtcgtgggtgcgcattATGGATTAACCcaataataaaactaaaaagGTGTCCAGTGcatcctggttttcaatggttgtctatcTAGGATAAGTTCGTGGTTTAACATACAAAAAAATGCTGATATTTTAACAAGTGATGTGAATTTTCCGAACTTTTAGTATTAGGCCATAATTTGTAATCAGCTTATTCATGAGTGCAACAATAAGCTACTCCTTATCTCAAAATGACCAATCGTGATAATATAAACCAATTCAATTGTTTGGTTTACTATTGCATAGTTTAATATATTTCCATTACTGATAATGAGTACCAAACTATAACGAAACAACTTTTCAGTACAGATTGTTTCCAacaaattttcaattttttctcAGTTCATTCAGGAAACTATTTTTATCACCCATTGTAATTATTAACGTATACACACAATAGGAATATTGAGATTTTCATTAATAAGGAACAATTTAATTAGCTTaactataattttttttcttgttatgACCTGAGTACCATAAACTTAAAGGCTATGTTAAATGAATATGGGTAATTGTTAGAAAACCTAGAAAATAGGTTTTGATGTTAATCAACACTTACTGGCATAGTCTTCAATGAAATTGTTTCTGGTTCTATTATTCGAATCCATATTAACTAACATGTtttccaacaacaacaacaacaaaaggatacaaacatacaaaaaacaatttttctttatttcgtcactattccttttttttttcttcctcTATAATAGTCTTGATTCATTGGTACTGGGATGTTGACAAACTCCTAACTTGTTTTTGTGTGTcacatatttataaacaaaataaactttagttagtaaaagaaaaaacaaactacttgaagaagttttaattcatcttAGTTATTTGATTAAATGGACTAGTTAACTCAGTTCCGAGTTTatgtgttttaaataaataagaatgaacattatcagaaggggttatgtggagatttcagtatttgtatagttgaaatcatgagtcaattgaagctagaccatcatggaaaacctggaagcactaaacagccgtttcgtcctattgtatgactcctcagcagtgtgcatccacgatctcgcctcgcgaggttcgagcccaggacctatcagtctcgcacgcgagaccagtggagttcactcagctctgttgagagatatcaactcactgaagacaattggtgaatggttgctcaacttcgtggattagttgaagttagacattaacacctttggatgccgactcagtggtctagtggtcaagcgctctggcgcgagactgataggtcctgggttggaatctcgcaaggcaggattgtggatgcgtactgttgaggagtcccccATTTgtacaaaacggccatccagtgcttccaggtttttcaaggttgtctagcttcaattgactcatgattgcaACTATGCAAAAAATGGATATAACAAAAGACCATTGAACATTGACTCACGTTAAATGTGTGTTTTAaaagtatacatatataatagGTAGATTGATCGTTTGTTTATCTATTATAGTTTTATTCACTTCTCAATTTAGTATAAATTCAAATCTCTTATATAAAAAAGGAATTAGAATCAGTCAACCTAATGCGAAttgtatttaaattcacttggcattgtttggttgattcttcccattgatgttttggactgcGACTGATCAGTCtcattggccatatgtgcatactgtgcggattgttgcatcgatattgtcttaattcactcaggactcagtagctgagtggataacgtgatgatgtttgaagcgaacagtactgggttcgagtcccaaagtgaacgtcaactctgatttgcagatacatccagctgacgagtcccaaataggatgaaacgcgcgtcctggattccactgctagtcactatctatctttgcttttaatgaattttatttagttttattctattgtagataaacaaacaaatttagcTGTGTAACATAAAAATTGAAATTGATCTAGTATCATATTGTCTATGGTGTTCAATGATATTggagtgaatgagaacacaagtggagacaatcgaatgtatctgaACATATAGATTACAGAagctcttagtaaaatctaagaaccatacagtaaatacttcatttacaaaatgccagtcaattgtctcaaacttgactaaTTTTTCTTTTCCAAACCAATCACTCACGATTCTCGTTCTCCTCTCTTCGTTTTTCTTAACCCTCtgctgccaggtatttcacCTTCGATtgatgctacatactacttatatctatagacatcagtagcacacatcacaatataacattttaaaattgtTATAATCTATTTATATTGTGCATAATTTATTATTCGTAAGACAGCTACTGATAAAAAAAGTGTACctattattatattaattaGTTATAGTCATTGTGCAACTGAATACTTACACAAGCATTGCTCAAAGTTACATTGTACATCAGATTTTAGTCTTATTTTAGTTTGAGAATGATTGAAAAATGAAACCTATCAAACTAAATTAAAGTTCAGAGCAAATTatataattaaactattcatttataAACGTAATATTGTAATGaaggagaacacaggtgaggacaaccgtTTATATTTAGTACAAAATTACAGTTACTTGagaaaatagaaaaaccatactccAATACTTCATAtgtaaaatgttcattaattgtctcaggattcattgttcctgcatttccataccattttttttctgttcccgttctttcacTTTATGATATtgtcaaccttctgctgccagacaatCTATTCCTGACTAACgcgtatatactacttatgtcgatataaataGCACACAACACAATATTAGTGTATAAATTATTCGAAATCCACTTAGTGTTACTTGTccaaatcttcccatcgatgtttagtactgcaactggccagtctcttattcgagtcccagagtaaacatcaactctgagatgcaggtacatccagctgacgagtcccaaataggacgaaacgggcgtcctggattccactgctagttactatccatctttgagatggtggagaagatttgtagctcaaatATATGCTCATTACCATATAATAAAATTTAGAACAAGTATatagttgttttgttttctaattTTTCACCTCTATTATTTATAGAGAGATTGCCCTTCTGGtcaattaagtaaaaaaaaatttattgaagtTTATTCTGGATTTTTTCCTGATGGTGATGCTGAAGAATTTTGTACACATGTATTTCGAACATTTGATAAAGATAATTCTGgaaaaattgattttaaagaaTTTCTATTAGCAATTAATATTACATCAGGTGGTAAACCAGAAGAGAAACTTGAATGGGCATTTCAAATGTATGATATTAATGGTAATGGAACTATTGAAAAACATGAAATGGTTGAAATTATCAAAGTGAGTAGAGTAGATTTTATTATGTTAATCATTAATATATATTATACTCAATCAATTATTGAAAGATCTTCCAGAGAAGGGGAGTTGTATGGCTTTTTAAACTCTGAAATGTTACATCATGGAATAACTACAATTAAACAACCTTTAATGATGATGAAGCAATAGatagctatttcgtcctagcatgagaCTCTGTAACAGTGAGCATTCGCGACCCCACTGGGTTTCAAAGTCGGATTCTCTGGGTCTTGTGGTAGATGATTAACTTACTGACTGCTGAGGTGACATCCAACAGCTTACATTTATAGTTTTAGTGAGAGAAGATCATGGTCACCCACTATTGAATcgtcccataatatgacgaaataGTCGCCCAGAGCTTTCTAGTTTCCAGTTATGGTCCAAATGAAACCAGTCTGTTATATAAAACTACAAACAAGATAATCAGAACAGACCGGTTCATTGTCTACTGATGAACTTTGAAAAGCATAGTTCCACTCGAACTAAGCATTGATGGTTCTGTTCAGAACTATGGTGGAAAATTGGCAATCAAATCATCCTGGTCTGTGAAAGTATAATTACCAGAAGCATTCATCTAAGCTGAAAACCTCAACACTACGATAGATATAATGTTCATTATGAATTGTTAAGGAACGACATATTTCGATCTATTTCGCCTGaatgtcaattttttttaaaaacagatTTTTATGGTTACTTTGTTAAAATTGCATTTGGTTAGGGTTTATGTTTAGTGATTGGGAAGGGTCGGTAAGAAGTCATGAACGTAGATTTTCTACAAGTTGAATTTATGATCAAGAGGTATTGACCATCTTAAGGGGATGGGTGCCCTTTTATTAAATCCAAACACGACCATTTATTGTTACAACTAATACCTCTAAGTTACTGAAAGTAAGACAAATCTTTTATAGGACTGAAATATTTactttgattgatcactgaatggTAAGTGATATCATATTTGTCATATTTAAATTCTAACTCTGATATCAGGCTTCTTAGATGGCTGAAGTTAGTAGGAAGGAAACCTTACTTGACTCAAGTTTCGCACTAGTTAGTGATCATCAGCAAGGCATACCTGTCATCTTGGAGAAGCTGACACTCATTGTGAAATTTATTCTAGCGTCACTCAGTTTCATAGTCTAAATCCATGGTTCAGATCCCACCATGAGAATATGTTCTCTGAAGATTTTAGATATGTATTACTTACTGGCATTAATAATGAGACACTTAAGTTTAAAATTTCTTATAACTTGACTCCTAATACGGAACATCAAAGCTTGAAATATGTCACGTCGATTCACCCTAACCAATAACCAAGTTACAGCTTACTTGATAAAATTCAATCAATACTTGGTACAATATCGACATAACATCGGTTTCTACACAGTAATAAATCAGAATACAGTCTCTCAGTCATCTGAGAttgatttcaaaataaactaGGAATATGAGAACTCATATATGTCTTGAATATTCTATGAATCTGTGTGAATGATTCAAATCTAGAATTTGACATAGGATATAGTTACACGATTTTCTCTTACTGCTTTAGACATTTTCATAGGATACTAAAGCTAACCAGtacttaaaaatatatttacattatttatttatttatttaaacacataaatattggtacaaggaagcaccagatacatatgcgcctcacaaatctcatttgatttgtgtgagggctgtgatactgctcaggtgcccagaccggacattcgcttttcttcctctcaatttcgtaaacaacacccccgccactatgagaaggcagtgagtaggacttccctgtcagaagctatatattcgcgcggccatgtgagagcatttctagagggagagcagactctcctcactctcggccgtaccagggaatttggggGCACCTCTTCAATATTATTCCATATAGTTTGTTATGAGGTATTAACATATTGTTTTCTGTTAACAGTTTGTTTACTCCATAATTGTCTGTTATgcatgtattattattattattattgttattattattatttgaacacataaatattggtacaagggggcaccagatacatatgcgccacacaaaaaattgtcacttcatttaattgtttgagggttatgatactgcccgggtgtccagaccgaagcaggtagtttccTTAAGGGGCTACACCTGGagtctttgacctgaaggtctgacccataaggcagtggaaTATCGTgtggaaatgcagtcccatggtagccggtgaccaacggttgattcatacaccatttgtttcctcgggatactggagcccatgtgcaccattggtttgaaatcatggttttccaactcccctaggtgaacttttcttgtctatcaacccggttaaagctccggacattcgcttttcttcctctcaatttcgtaaacaacagtaataccgtgaaaaggcagtgagtaggactgtatacgcgtggccgtgtgagagcatttcgagagagaggtcgagccctccccactctcggccgtaccagggcatttggggcctTCTTTTGCATGTATGCTTATTCTCTACTGTTATAATTATTtccaaaatatgaaaaaaatgtaAACCATTAAATCAGTATTATAGATTCAAACTTCCATTTACGAACGAATCTCCCGTTATGTTAGTTCATTGAAGTTAGCAGATAAGACAACTTGGACAACAAATGTTTCTTCATAGATGATGTTCACCAACAAGGCATACCTATCATCTTGACACCACTGATACTCCATATACAATAATTATAAATGAATCTTTGATAGAAAGGGTATTGTTATTGAGACTtatgaaattttattaaataagttTAGTTATATGAACAAGAATTAACACATCGAAATAGTACCataaaataatctttaaaaaggagtatcttaaataatcaaattacttATAAGAGTGTAAGGATGGCttgtgtagcttccctattggatgaataagagggacatgaatatgaatagtttagttacttaacaattatacaataggaaatatatatatcacattggtccataaatagtcctcaaaagttacccttcttaattctcttcgggatataacaaaaaggaattagctaaatgaataaatgttttttCCCGTAATAatattgtagtgccgtgcttctttaatctttcacctcgataaccgttataatgcaaatcttaacggtgcataaaatcagaaggctaAGAGAAGCCGCAGCTACagtttattgacaaataacgcaggccagaaagctataagcacatgagcgaatatcagcgagcgaagcaaaaatgaAACGCATTGAAGATggtgggtaagccaactcgcttcaatcaagcgttaatcaatatttatagtgagataaaaataaatgacagacatgttgataaataggataagaagtgtacatacacctacgctcatataaaaaatagtcagggtaataagtgaataactaacatgatgaaaacatgactcaagatggataagtaaattggcttgtccagaagttagaataggGTATATGGgtttaacataacaaccgacactacaatgtGTCAATGAAATGCATCCATCAGCTGTCtttaaacaaacattgattTTATCTGAggaaaattaacaaaatgtcTTGATGATTAATCTCTTACTGACTATCAGGAAGCCAATAAGTGTAACCACATAGATTGAACGATCATTACTTAATATGATTACAGTAAGTTGTTTTCCCACTTTTAACATGGGTAAACTCCACCAAACCATGACTTTTTAATGAGATTCTTGGGAATTTTTTTCAAACTGTTtactaatgaataaataattaccaTTGAAACACAAAGTTTGTAGAGATTAAATTGAAATTAAAGTTAGTTTTCATTGTTGACAGGTATTAGATTGAGAACTGATGAAAACCAGGGGAAAGTAATGACATCTCTGTTTTGCCCTAGTTTATAATAGTGAATAGTTGTTTAAGCGTTTAATGTAGTCAGCTGAAAAATTCAGACATAGATTATGTGTCAGTTGACACTTATTGATAAAACATAACCTGGAGTCTTGAGAAAGTTTATATTTACTGTAGAATTCAAACACTGCATCACATAGATTCACAGTTTTAGACGTTATCAATAAGCTGGACTAGTGTCCACATtttaacttgatcgatagaattcgatcactAAGAAAGGACTAGGCAAACTTGACATTGGTCACTATTTATCATATGCTCAGGATTCAGTTAGACAATACTTGAAGTGCAAAACTTACTGAACACCTATTTCGTCCCAATACGTGACCCCTTAGTGATGCTCATCTACCAACTCACTAGAGGTTGAAGCTAGGACCTTTAAGACCGTCAACATACACTTAGATTAACGAGTTGGCAATCAATGGTTTATATGCCTAACTTCAATATATTACTCAACCATTATCCATGGCTTTCAGTGAAGTTTGTTTTATGTTCAACATGAATGAACTCCACCTATTCACAGTTAAGTCTTGGTTATACACTAATGAAGAATTTCATCCTAGAATGAAAAAGAGTGCTGTCCATTAGTTCCTGGTTTCTATGGTTGCTTAACTAGAATCAGTCCATAATAGGAAACTGTAAATTAAACACTCTTTTCATTTCCCTATAACTAAATTCAAATGTATTCTACATTTCCATTTTTAAAAACGTATCATTTTTATAATCAACTATTTACTAGAATAATTAGTTCACTAAAAAAGATAATGGTTTATAGCATAACATTGAATACTTACACAGACAGTACTTCAACTGGTTAGTGTTCATGTTCCAATGCATCtcacttctttttttatttctttgagTTTCCTGTTTAAACTTGTTCTAATGATTCTAAATTGATGTACAGGCTactgttagttagttagttagttaatttattgttttatctgCTTCAATAAAAATCCAAAAACTTATTCCAACTGTACAGATGCTTTTGGTTCAGTATTGTAATTTGTTAAACAAGTAGAGTGAggaaaaaaaatgtaaaaataaagACATTTCTagaaattatcagtatgggaattcctggagattgtagtattttcatagttgaattcacgagttgatCAACGCTTCTGTCTTCGGTAGATTCATTATGAAAGTCATCTTTACGTTGAAACAGGTTCCACAACCTATGCATTaaaatttatactacttaattcgaCATAACTCGCCATAACATTTTTTGATATAAACTAAAATTCGACAATTGTAGTTCCGTAATATAATTTCTAATAGGATAGATTTTCAAAAGATAACCTCGTGAATTTCATCAACAGTATATTCATGAAAGTGAAGTATATTAAATCGATAAATTGTAAGTATGAAACAATACATAGGTAATCAACGCCACTAATATGTATAGACAAAAAGTTCCAATGTATAGTCAAGCGTTAAAtggaaactcaacaatctccacaatcccttactgataataatcatgtatcTACTAGTGACTATACTCGAGAGGTAATTTTCGGAGTTCTAGTAAAAAGCCCTGACCATTAAAGTTCACCCGTGTAGGGTGTGGCAGCTACCCACTgtagacaatggaagatggtcacgcAATATCGTAGATTGACTGGAGTTAGACACTAACCCCAAAGTGTTTGCGCGCGAGAGCGAAGGTCGTGTGTTTGATTTCCTTGTGTGGGGttgcggatgcgcactgttgtggagtcccacactaggacaaaacttccatccagtgtttccaggttttcaatggtggtctaacactggtCCATAGATGTTTTCAATTAAATAATCTCGTTATCCATTGTCGTTCATCAACAAAAGACCCGTAAATATTGTGAACATTGAAAGGTTTTACAAACTATACACATTGCCATAAATAATACGAAAGGGATTCCAATAATCCATTCGTaatataaaacattaaaaaaggACCGGAAAATGGAGGAGCATATGAACAAAAACACAAACAGTTGAGAGTATACAATACACCTTCAaagtaataaagaaaaaatgtGAAAAATGGGATTTTTTCTTCCTCCAAGACAATTGTCAACATTAGCTAGTCCAGTGATATTGTAATAAGTGTTATAATGAGAAAATGGTAATTTTCCCCAGTCCATTTATCAATGACAATAGTATAAAAAGTAAATAGAGAAACCGGATTTCCTCTTTTTCGTAAACAGAACAGTAAACAAAAGGTTATATTCAATTCGgattagtgaaataataattgtCATCCCTTGAATCAACATCTATCATTCAACTTCCTGTTCTTCGATATTTTCTTTCTCTACTCTTAGTTATACGTAATCATACCGGTGTACACCATGTGATCTACTGTTGACATAATTCGAAATtttgtcttagtaaaatttcaGAACGAGTTATTTTCGTTAAAATTATATTGTGACTTAATAACCAATGGGAATAGTGTCTGTAAACTACATTTATAAAAAGCAAACATGTTTCTATGATCTATTTACTGACAGCAGTTACATAGTCGAGAAAACGTTATAAACGTTACTAAGTAAAGAATGATAACTGTTAAGCTCACTACTTGATTAACACAAAATACGATATACAACTAACGGTACTCGAATCTATTGAACCCTACAGTCTCAAATCAGAAGAAAGAAGAAGCAGGAGAAGTGTTTGTTCGGTAAGaatcaaaaatgtacagaaaagtataggtatttatagatattagtGTTAGCTATAACACCATTATGATTCAACCAATCCTCAAGGAGTCAAGTTATGCTACCGTCCAATAGTAGCACGCTATATTGATATTCTGGAAAGTTCTATCAAGTTATGAGTAGGTAAAAAATATTCAGTCCCTTCAGCCTTTGAAGGCTCCGTCGTGCCTCTTGAAATTCGTCCCAGCAATAACAGTAATAgtggcagtagtagtagtagtactaaaATGTCTATCTCTGAATGAAGTCAGCACCATTAAATTCTTGCAATGCATTGGATT from Schistosoma mansoni strain Puerto Rico chromosome 6, complete genome encodes the following:
- a CDS encoding putative neuronal calcium sensor → MGNILGSRKKLPKEDLEFLRTNTNFTKKQIKQWYRGFIRDCPSGQLSKKKFIEVYSGFFPDGDAEEFCTHVFRTFDKDNSGKIDFKEFLLAINITSGGKPEEKLEWAFQMYDINGNGTIEKHEMVEIIKGIYSMLGADESTVDVSLEARTDEIL